CCAATTCGGTGGAATGGATTGCGTTCTATTTTGGCGTGCTCAAGGCAGGGGGGATCGCAGTAACGTTCTCCAGTTCCTTACAGAATGAAGAACTGCAGCTTTTGCTCGATCACAGCAGACCGCGTTTCTTCGTGACCGTCGATGCGAAGCTGGATCAAATCGGGAATTTGCAGGACCGGGCCGGCATCGAAAAGATTATTTCCGAAACCGGAGAGACTTCCCTTCGCAGCATTATTGAAAGCGGTAAGGACTCGTTCAGGACTGTTGAGAGAAAGAGAGACGACACTGCCGCAATTCTCTATACCGGCGGCACTACCGGTACACCCAAAGGGGTGATGTTAACGCACGAAAACATCACAGTGTCGAGTCATAACGTAGCATTTTCCGAGCACTCGTCGGAAATCGATCGATCCCTTTGTTTCCTGCCCCTGAACCATGTTTTCGGCCAGATACACATAATGAATGCCACCATTTTCAGTTGCGGGTGTTTGGAGCTTTTTCCCGGGTACGACCTGGAGCAGGTCCTGGCTAAGACCGCTTCAGGAAAAGTCACGAAGCTGTACGCGGTTCCGACAATTTATACTCGCTTACTGACACTCGAGGGATTGAAGGAAAAGTTGGGGAATGTCCGATACTGTTTTTCGGCAGCAGCCAGCATGGCCGCGGAAATCGTGCGGCAGTGGAAGGATCGAACCGACCTGACCATCTTTGAAGGTTACGGCATGACGGAATCTGCGTCAGCCGTTACGTATAATCATTACTACAGGCACGTTATAGGATCGGTGGGAACCACGGTCCCGGGCATAGAGGTGCAAATCCGGGATCAGGAGGGGAATCAGGTCCCGGAAGGACAGGAAGGTGAGATCTGTATTCGCGGGCGCAACATCATGAAAGGATACCTGAACAACCCTACTGACACCAAAAACGCTTTCTGGGAGGAGGGGTGGTTCCGTTCAGGAGACATCGGGCTACTTGACGAAAACGACTACCTGTTCATCGTGGATCGCCTCAAAGACATGATCATTACAGGGGGAGAAAACGTGTACCCCCGCGAGGTAGAAGAAATCATCTATTCCCGATCCGATGTTCAGGAATGCGCCGTAGTAGGGCTCCCCGATCGTGAGTGGGGAGAACGGGTTACCGCTTTTATTGTTCCCAGACCGGGAAACGAAGTCTCTTCAGAGGACCTGAAAACATACCTGAAGCAGCATCTCTCTGCATTTAAGATTCCGAAGAGATATGTCGTGTTGGAAGAAATGCCCAAGAGCCCGGCAGGGAAGATCCTGAAACGGGAACTCAGGAAACAATTCTCGGGCGAAGACCGATAACAATGTGTGGATTTCAAGGGGAACATCCCAAGTAAAGGAGAGTAGAATGAGAAAGATTGTGGCTGTCCATGGTATCTCTATTTTGCTGGTTGTCCTTTTCATCGCCTTGGCAGGATCCGTTCAAGCGGACGAAAAGGTGATAAAGCTCAAGTACTCCAACTTTTTTCCCCCATCCCACAAAAACAGCATTCTTTCGGAACAATGGGGCAAAGAAATCGAAAAAAGGACTAACGGAAGAATCAAAGTCACTTACTTTGCCGGGAACACGCTGACCCCTCCCACTCAGACCTACGACAGTGTGGTCAAGGGAATAGCCGACGTCGGGCAGAGCCTTGTGGGGTACGCTCCCGGCAGATTTCCGCTGACCGAAGTGCTCGCGTTACCTCTGGGATATTCAAGCGGCATCCAGGCGACGAACTTGTGCAACGAATTCTACAAGAAATTCAAGCCAAAAGAGTTCGAGGATTCCCAGGTCATGTACCTTCATGGACACGGCCCCGGTCTTTTCAACACCAAGAAAGTGATATCGGGCATTGATGACGTCAAAGGGCTGAGAATCAAAGCCAACGCAGAAAATGCGGCAATCGTCTCGGCTATGAATGGGGCTCCGGTAAGTCTTCCTATCACTGAAACATACGACGGTCTGCAGAAGGGTTTAATAGATGGAGTTCTGCTGCCCATAGAACCTATCAAAGGATGGAAATTCTTTGAAATGATCAAAACCACGGTGGAAAATTACGCTATGGCGTACACTGCACCGATTTTCGTGGTGATGAACAAAGATAAGTGGAATTCACTTCCCAAGGATATTCAAGAAATTATTACACAGGTAAATCTTGAATGGGTTGAGAAACAAGGGAAACAGTGGACGGAACTGGATGCAGAATCAAAAGAGTTCTGCAGCAAAAAGGGGATTAAATTCGTAAAAGCAAGTCCTGAAGACGAGGCCAAAACTGCCGAAAAGATGAAACCCATTCTCGCCGAATACGTCAAGGCGACTATGGCCAAGGGGTTACCAGGAGACGAGTCGCTGCAGTTCTGTGTGGAATACATCAAGTCGCATCCATAATTCCACCCGGTGAGTGTCTGTCAACCTCCTTGCGGCAGACACTCTTCCCTGAAAGGAACGACGATCGTGAAGAGGTTCAAAGCTGCAGTTCTGAAAGCCGATTTCTCGCTCTTTTCCATTTCGGGAATCGCTCTCGTATGTATGATGGGCATAACCCTGGTAGATGTGACAATGAGGTCCATTGGCAGGCCGATTGTGGGTAGTGTGGAGCTCATTTCCTTTCTGGGTGCCATAGCTATCGGGTTTGCGGTACCTTACACCACCTGGACAAAGGGACATATTCTCGTGGACTTCGTACTTGAGAAGCTTTCACCCAAGTCCCGTAGGATACTTCTGGCACTCACAAGATCTGCCGGTATCATGCTGTTTCTTCTGGCAGGGTACAATTTCATCCTTTATGGAATGGATCTCATGAGATCGAATCAGATAAGCGGAGCCTTCAAGCTGCCACTATATCCAATCGCATTCGGTCTTGCGATTAGCTGTTTCATGCAAGTGGCGACCCTGTTTTGCGACCTGGTGAACGTGGTCTACGGAGAAAAGCATGAGTGAAATTGCCACCGGAATCTTGGCGCTCTTTGTACTGATACTCCTCTTCCTGACAGGATTTGAACTGGCGTTTGCCATGGCTTTTCTCGGTTTTATTGGATTCAGCTATCTCGTTTCATTCAGTGCTGCGTCAAATCTGCTCGTCAAGGATTTCTTTGAAACGTTTTCATCGTACGGATTTACGGTAATCCCGCTCTTTGTACTAATGGGACAGATTGCATCCAATTCGAATATTGCGAAGCGACTGTACGTGGCAACGCATAAATTCGTGGGGCATATCCCTGGTGGAATCGCTATGACTACGGTCGCCGGAGCGACGCTGTTCAAGGCCATGTGCGGCTCCACCCTGGCAACTGCAGCAACTTTCGCTGGAATAGCCATCCCGGAAATGGATCGTTACGGGTATGACAAAAAATTGTCCACCGGCGTGGTTGCCTCGGTAGGCACTCTGGGAATGCTTATTCCGCCCAGCATCGTGCTCATCATCTATTCCATTATCGTAGAGGAATCCATAGGCAAGATGTTCCTGGCGGGGATTATTCCCGGGCTCCTCATTTCCTGCTTCTTCATGATGGTCATCTGCGGTTGGGTGACAATCAATCCTGCTATTGCTCCCCGTGCAGAGAGGGTCCCTTGGGCCCTCAGGTTGAGAGCTTTACCGGAATTTTTCTGGGTCGCCATGATATTCCTGGTCGTGATCGGCGGGCTCATGTGGGGGTGGTTTTCTCCTACCGAGGCAGGCAGCATGGGCACCTTTGCAGTACTGCTGCTAGCGGGTTCAAGAAGAGAGTTGACGCTTAAGGGATTTCTCAAATCCATAGACGAATCGCTCCGTACTGCATGCATGGTGCTACTCTTAATTGCCGGTTCAACGGTGCTCGGCCATTTTCTTACCGTTACGGAGATCCCGCTCGTTGCGGCCGACTGGATAACCGGGCTTCCTCTGCATCCTGCTCTTGTCATGATGCTCATTATCATTGTATATCTTATCGGAGGATCGTTTATCGACGATCTTGCATTCATGATCCTTGCGACTCCCATCTTCTATCCGGCAGTGATAAAGCTGGGGTACGATCCCATGTGGTTCGGCATTATGATCGCGATTACCGTCATGATCGGTGTCATCATTCCGCCGGTGGCGATTTGCGTTTTTGTGGTAAAAAGCATTACGGGTGTTCCAATGAGCGTGATTTACAAGGGCTGTTTACCGTTTCTTCTGAGTCTGTTTGCCTGTGCGGCGATTCTCTTTCTTTTTCCTGATATCGTAACGTTTCTTCCGAACCTGCTGATGGGCGGATAGTGGAGAGTTTGGAGGCAGCGGTTGCGGAGCATAGGCGCCGGTCCAAGACCGGTCAGTACCTGAGTAGACAGAGGTGAGTCAAGATAGCAGCCAATGTCCCCCTTTCATAAAGGGGGATTCAGGGGGATTTTCACTATTTACAGAGGTTTAGCTTAAAATCCCCCCGGCCCCCCTTTAAAAAAGGGGGGTGAGGGACGAGATGGTGAGTAGATGCCGATGCTTTTTTTCACTCTTAATGAAGAGGACACATGCCTTAGCGTCAGTCGCTCATAGAGTGAAGTCAACCTCTCGGTTTATCACAATAACCAGTGATTACGCATATATCAAGAGACGACTGTGAGGACTTATGGAACATATAGAGCGATTCGGTCTGACCGAAGAAGAAAGAATCCTGCAGCAGACGGTCAGACGCCTGGCCAAAGAGAAAGTAGCCCCTGGTGCCGCCCAGAGAGATATAGACGGGGAATTTGCGCCAGACATGGTGGAACTCATGGTGCAAAACGGTCTCATGGGCATCGACTTTCCCTCGGAATACGGGGGCATGGAAGCGGGACTGCTGGCGCTCTGTATGGTTATCGAAGAATTTGCCAAGGTGGACATGGCCACGGCAATGATACCTTCCACCCAGGAATTGGGCAGTCTCCCCATTATTCTTGCCGGAAATCACGAGCAGAAGCAGAAATATCTCGAACCCCTTTCGGTAGGCGAGAAACTGTCGGCTTTTGCCTTGACTGAAGCGAAAGGCGGCTCGGATGTTGCGGCGCTCAAAACGCGAGCTGTGCGAAAAGGAGACTCGTACATTTTGAACGGCACCAAAATGTTCATAACCAATGGCGGTGTGGCAGATATTCTCACGGTGTATGCCGTTACCAATCCGGACGAGAAATCGCATCGGGCCGCAAGTGTCTTTGTCGTGGAAAAAGGTATGCCAGGGTTCACGGTAGGTAAGAAAGAAAGCAAAATGGGAATCCGTTCGTCGGAAACCCGGGAACTCATCTTCGACAATGTGGAAGTTCCTGTCGAGAACCGTCTAGGGGAGGAAGGTGACGGTTTCCATATCATGATGAAAACCCTGGACTTCACTCGACCTGCTGTGGCGGCACAGGCACTCGGAGTCGCACAAGGAGCTTTCGAGTACGCAACGCAATACGCCAAAGAACGCGAGACGTTTGGGAAACCAATCATCAAGCATCAAGCCATAGCTTCCAAACTCGCGGACATGGCAATGAAAATCGCGGCTGCTCGACAACTACTCTACAGAACCTGCGACCTTCTCCAGACGTATGCTCGCAAAGATCTTTCGAGATTGTCGCCGGAAATCATACGATACTCGTCCATGTCCAAGGCGTTTTGCTCGGATGTGGCTATGGAAACTGCAATCGAGGCGGTTCAAATTCTGGGAGGATACGGCTATATGATGGAGTATCCCGTAGAACGCTTCATGCGTGATGCCAAAATCACCCAAATATACGAAGGAACAAACGAAATACAACGCATAGTAATCGCCTCAACCCTATGAAATACCCCTGCGCTCTGAAGGCAGTAGAATTTGGGGAAACACTTCTTACAAGAAGGGTTTCCCCGAATTTACTTCTTCCAGTGCACAAGGGATGGTGATCGTGAGTGTTTGGACAGAGGTGGAAGGAAAAATGAAGCATCGAATCAGATTCAAGGTAAATGGAGACGAGTATTCATTGGCGGTGGACCCGTGGAAGACTCTGAATGAAATGTTGCGGGACGACCTCAATCTTACGGGGACGAAGTTGGGGTGTGGGACAGGTGACTGCGGAGCCTGCACGGTAATCGTGGACGACCGAAGTGTAAGCTCGTGTTTAACTTTGGCCGTTTCGGTCGATGGGAAATCCATTCGAACCGTGGAAGGTCTTGCGCCTTCCGGTGAAGAGCTTCACCCCATCCAGGAAGCCTTTGTCAAGACGGGAGCGATTCAATGCGGCTTTTGCACTTCCGGCATGGAGATGTCGGCTCTTCATCTCTTGAGTCACAATCCCACGCCAACTGAGAAGGAAATTAGAGCGGGTCTTTCAGGAAATCTGTGTAGATGCACGGGGTACAACCAGATTGTGGAAGCGATTTCCGTCGCGGCAGAAAAAATGCGAGCCGATGAATCGGAAGAGGTTGAATCATGAGATTACCCAGATTCGAATACTTTGCTCCGACCACACTGGAATCTGCTCTGAAACTGCTCACGGAACAGGGTGAGGGCGCTTATGTTATGGCAGGAGGAACAGACGTCCTGGTAAAGATGACCCATGGTCGTCTCAAACCCACGGCGATTATCAGCCTCCAAGCGGTTGAAGATTTAAGTACCATACACTTTGACGCCGATCGGGGATTGACCGTCGGCGCGACCGCCCGAATCGCCGAAGTTGTCTCCCATCCCGATATCCTGAAGTACTATCCGGCTCTTGCTCATGCAGGGCAGGTGATGGCCAACGTTCAAGTGCGCAACATGGGCACTGTTGTGGGAAATCTGTGCAACGCGGCTCCGTCTGCGGACAATGCTCCACCTCTCATTGCCTTGAGAGGAGAAGCCATACTTAAGAGTCTGAAGGGAGAAAGACGGCTGCCACTCGATCGGTTTTTCAAGGGGCCTGGAATTACAGCCATCGAACAGGGTGAGATACTGACTTCGATACATGTGCCGCCGCCTCCACAACAGTCCGGGACTTCTTACAAACGCATATCTGCACGCTGTGGAGTGGACATTGCTGCTGTATGCGTTGCCGTCACCGGAATCTTCGACGGCGAAATCTGCAAAGAGGCTCGGGTGGTCCTTGGCGCTGTGGCGCCTATCCCCATGCGAGCACCAAGAACTGAGGATCTTATCCAAGGTCAGGCATGGTCCGAGGAACTTATCCGGAAAGCCGGCGATCAGGCTTCAGAGGAAGCGAAGCCCATCTCGGACGTGAGAGCAAGCGCAGAGTGGCGCAAGAAGATGGTAGCTGTTCTGACTCGACGGGCTATGGAAGAAGCCCTTGATTTTGCCGGGCAGCGCTAGCTCAAACGGAAAGGAAGGACTATGAAAGAGTTCAGCATCATAGGAAAAGATGTCCCCAGAACCGATGGTGAAGCCAAAGCACGAGGGGCTGCCATATATACGGACGATATGAAGCTGCCGGGAATGCTGCACGGAAGAATACTAAGAAGCCCGTTTGCGCACGCACTGATCAAGAGTATCGATGTCAGCCGAGCTGCCTCACTCCCGGGAGTGAAATGCGTACTCACCGCAAACGACACTCCCAAGATCAAATATGGCAACTGGAGACTTTTTCCGGACACTCAGGACGAATACCCCCTGGCTATCGACAAAGTAAGATTCATCGGTGATGAAGTCGCCGCAGTAGCCGCAATTGACAAAGACATTGCGGAAGAAGCCCTGGCGCTTATTACCGTGGAATACGAAGAATTACCCGCAGTTTTCGATGTCGATTCATCCATGCAGACCGGAGCTCCTGTCATCCATGACTACTGCCCCACCAATGTCAGCGTCAATCGAAAGATTCAGTACGGAGACGTGGAAAAGGGGTTTGCTGAATCCGACTACGTGAGGGAAGATGTTTTCAGGGTTCATTCAGTGAGCCATGCGTATCTTGAGCCCTGTTCAGCACTGGCGCAAGTCGACCTGGACGGGCGCATCACCCTGTGGAGTTCCACTCAAGTTCCTTACATCGTGCAATGTCTCTTGGCTTCAACCCTGGGAATGCGGGAAAACGATATCCGAGTAATCAAACCCTATATCGGAGGCGGTTTCGGCGGAAAAATGGAACTGCGCACCTGGGAATTCTGTGCAGCTCTTATGGCGAAGAAAACCGGAAAACCCGTGAAATTCACTCTGAGCAGGGAAGAGGAGTTCCTTGCAGGCAGACGCCGACACGGTATGAAACTCCACTCCAGAGTCGGATTCAAGAAGGACGGAACGCTCGTAGCAAAAGACTTGAGAATCCAGTTAGATGGTGGAGCGTTCAATGCCATGGGGCCCACAGCCACATTCCTGTGTGGAAACTTCGGAGCTATGCTGTATCGC
The sequence above is a segment of the Desulfomonile tiedjei DSM 6799 genome. Coding sequences within it:
- a CDS encoding TRAP transporter small permease; protein product: MKRFKAAVLKADFSLFSISGIALVCMMGITLVDVTMRSIGRPIVGSVELISFLGAIAIGFAVPYTTWTKGHILVDFVLEKLSPKSRRILLALTRSAGIMLFLLAGYNFILYGMDLMRSNQISGAFKLPLYPIAFGLAISCFMQVATLFCDLVNVVYGEKHE
- a CDS encoding TRAP transporter large permease: MSEIATGILALFVLILLFLTGFELAFAMAFLGFIGFSYLVSFSAASNLLVKDFFETFSSYGFTVIPLFVLMGQIASNSNIAKRLYVATHKFVGHIPGGIAMTTVAGATLFKAMCGSTLATAATFAGIAIPEMDRYGYDKKLSTGVVASVGTLGMLIPPSIVLIIYSIIVEESIGKMFLAGIIPGLLISCFFMMVICGWVTINPAIAPRAERVPWALRLRALPEFFWVAMIFLVVIGGLMWGWFSPTEAGSMGTFAVLLLAGSRRELTLKGFLKSIDESLRTACMVLLLIAGSTVLGHFLTVTEIPLVAADWITGLPLHPALVMMLIIIVYLIGGSFIDDLAFMILATPIFYPAVIKLGYDPMWFGIMIAITVMIGVIIPPVAICVFVVKSITGVPMSVIYKGCLPFLLSLFACAAILFLFPDIVTFLPNLLMGG
- a CDS encoding TRAP transporter substrate-binding protein, whose amino-acid sequence is MRKIVAVHGISILLVVLFIALAGSVQADEKVIKLKYSNFFPPSHKNSILSEQWGKEIEKRTNGRIKVTYFAGNTLTPPTQTYDSVVKGIADVGQSLVGYAPGRFPLTEVLALPLGYSSGIQATNLCNEFYKKFKPKEFEDSQVMYLHGHGPGLFNTKKVISGIDDVKGLRIKANAENAAIVSAMNGAPVSLPITETYDGLQKGLIDGVLLPIEPIKGWKFFEMIKTTVENYAMAYTAPIFVVMNKDKWNSLPKDIQEIITQVNLEWVEKQGKQWTELDAESKEFCSKKGIKFVKASPEDEAKTAEKMKPILAEYVKATMAKGLPGDESLQFCVEYIKSHP
- a CDS encoding acyl-CoA dehydrogenase family protein — protein: MEHIERFGLTEEERILQQTVRRLAKEKVAPGAAQRDIDGEFAPDMVELMVQNGLMGIDFPSEYGGMEAGLLALCMVIEEFAKVDMATAMIPSTQELGSLPIILAGNHEQKQKYLEPLSVGEKLSAFALTEAKGGSDVAALKTRAVRKGDSYILNGTKMFITNGGVADILTVYAVTNPDEKSHRAASVFVVEKGMPGFTVGKKESKMGIRSSETRELIFDNVEVPVENRLGEEGDGFHIMMKTLDFTRPAVAAQALGVAQGAFEYATQYAKERETFGKPIIKHQAIASKLADMAMKIAAARQLLYRTCDLLQTYARKDLSRLSPEIIRYSSMSKAFCSDVAMETAIEAVQILGGYGYMMEYPVERFMRDAKITQIYEGTNEIQRIVIASTL
- a CDS encoding class I adenylate-forming enzyme family protein; this translates as MNIAKHLDRAAFFFPHRPAVSYGQFEITYRDLDRMANRIAGGLTGLGMMPGDLVGLCAPNSVEWIAFYFGVLKAGGIAVTFSSSLQNEELQLLLDHSRPRFFVTVDAKLDQIGNLQDRAGIEKIISETGETSLRSIIESGKDSFRTVERKRDDTAAILYTGGTTGTPKGVMLTHENITVSSHNVAFSEHSSEIDRSLCFLPLNHVFGQIHIMNATIFSCGCLELFPGYDLEQVLAKTASGKVTKLYAVPTIYTRLLTLEGLKEKLGNVRYCFSAAASMAAEIVRQWKDRTDLTIFEGYGMTESASAVTYNHYYRHVIGSVGTTVPGIEVQIRDQEGNQVPEGQEGEICIRGRNIMKGYLNNPTDTKNAFWEEGWFRSGDIGLLDENDYLFIVDRLKDMIITGGENVYPREVEEIIYSRSDVQECAVVGLPDREWGERVTAFIVPRPGNEVSSEDLKTYLKQHLSAFKIPKRYVVLEEMPKSPAGKILKRELRKQFSGEDR
- a CDS encoding FAD binding domain-containing protein, which gives rise to MRLPRFEYFAPTTLESALKLLTEQGEGAYVMAGGTDVLVKMTHGRLKPTAIISLQAVEDLSTIHFDADRGLTVGATARIAEVVSHPDILKYYPALAHAGQVMANVQVRNMGTVVGNLCNAAPSADNAPPLIALRGEAILKSLKGERRLPLDRFFKGPGITAIEQGEILTSIHVPPPPQQSGTSYKRISARCGVDIAAVCVAVTGIFDGEICKEARVVLGAVAPIPMRAPRTEDLIQGQAWSEELIRKAGDQASEEAKPISDVRASAEWRKKMVAVLTRRAMEEALDFAGQR
- a CDS encoding (2Fe-2S)-binding protein — encoded protein: MKHRIRFKVNGDEYSLAVDPWKTLNEMLRDDLNLTGTKLGCGTGDCGACTVIVDDRSVSSCLTLAVSVDGKSIRTVEGLAPSGEELHPIQEAFVKTGAIQCGFCTSGMEMSALHLLSHNPTPTEKEIRAGLSGNLCRCTGYNQIVEAISVAAEKMRADESEEVES